A genomic region of Vitreoscilla filiformis contains the following coding sequences:
- a CDS encoding mechanosensitive ion channel family protein has protein sequence MTDTSSLTIQLTLAQFLAALTHPLAWAELSAVAVSVLLAWFVVRVLRGPKAPEGSIWFGRRIIDGVLFPTLLLALTYAARALLVTLGMPVTLFKIALPMMVSFAVIRLSVQVLSVAFPRSSLVRLAERTISWMAWAAVVAWITGVLPQVLDELDDIHWKLGASKVTLRNLLEGALSAGFVLVITLWISAAIEARLLKGAEGGQLSLRKVAANVVRALLTFVGLLMALSAVGLDLTAFSVLGGAVGVGVGFGLQKLAANYVSGFVILAERSLRIGDIVKVDQFEGRITDITTRYTVLRAPNGREAIVPNETLITSTVENLSLADRNILLTSPVSVAYGTDVPTLIPHIVEAMRQVPRVLSEPPPQVLLSNFGADGLDLTLCFWIADPENGQGNVRSAVNLSVLALFNERGVDIPYPQRVVRVAPPPPVVETAAAGLLVQPPRA, from the coding sequence ATGACAGACACTTCTTCCTTGACCATTCAACTGACATTGGCTCAGTTTCTCGCCGCGCTGACCCACCCGCTGGCCTGGGCCGAATTGAGCGCCGTGGCGGTGAGTGTGTTGCTGGCGTGGTTCGTGGTGCGCGTGTTGCGTGGGCCCAAAGCGCCGGAGGGTTCGATTTGGTTTGGCCGTCGCATCATCGACGGCGTGCTGTTCCCGACCCTGCTGCTGGCCCTGACCTACGCGGCCCGTGCGCTGCTGGTGACGCTGGGCATGCCGGTGACGCTGTTCAAAATCGCTTTGCCGATGATGGTGTCCTTCGCCGTCATCCGTCTGTCGGTGCAGGTGTTGAGCGTGGCGTTTCCGCGTTCGAGTTTGGTGAGGCTGGCCGAGCGCACCATTTCGTGGATGGCTTGGGCGGCGGTGGTGGCGTGGATCACGGGGGTACTGCCCCAGGTGCTCGATGAGTTGGATGACATCCACTGGAAACTCGGCGCTTCCAAAGTGACGCTGCGCAACCTGCTGGAAGGTGCGCTGTCGGCCGGTTTTGTGCTGGTGATCACGCTGTGGATTTCCGCCGCCATCGAGGCCCGTTTGCTCAAAGGGGCCGAAGGCGGGCAGTTGTCCTTGCGCAAGGTGGCGGCCAATGTGGTGCGGGCGCTGCTGACGTTCGTCGGCTTGCTCATGGCCCTGTCCGCTGTGGGGCTGGATTTGACGGCGTTTTCCGTGCTCGGCGGGGCGGTGGGCGTGGGCGTGGGTTTCGGTTTGCAGAAGCTGGCGGCCAACTACGTGTCGGGTTTTGTGATTCTGGCCGAGCGCAGCCTGCGCATCGGGGACATCGTCAAAGTCGATCAGTTCGAGGGCCGCATCACCGACATCACCACGCGCTACACCGTGCTGCGCGCACCCAATGGCCGCGAAGCCATCGTGCCCAACGAAACCCTTATCACCAGCACGGTGGAGAACCTTTCGCTGGCCGATCGCAACATTTTGCTCACCAGCCCCGTGAGCGTGGCCTATGGCACCGATGTGCCGACGTTGATTCCGCACATCGTAGAGGCCATGCGCCAAGTGCCTCGGGTTTTGAGCGAACCGCCGCCGCAGGTTCTGCTGAGCAACTTCGGTGCCGATGGGCTGGATTTGACCCTGTGCTTCTGGATCGCCGATCCAGAAAACGGCCAAGGCAACGTGCGCTCAGCCGTCAATTTATCGGTGCTGGCGCTGTTCAACGAGCGGGGGGTGGACATTCCGTATCCGCAGCGTGTGGTGCGGGTGGCGCCGCCGCCTCCGGTGGTGGAGACAGCGGCAGCGGGGCTGCTGGTGCAGCCGCCGCGTGCGTGA
- a CDS encoding fumarate hydratase gives MTTIRQDDFIQSIADAFQYISCYHPLDYIKALGEAYEREESPAAKDAIAQILTNSRMCAEGRRPICQDTGIAVVFLKVGQNLRWDAEMSVEDMVNEGVRRAYNHPDNKLRASVLLDPAGARKNSKDNTPAVIHYEIVPGDHLEVICAAKGGGSENKSKFYALNPSDSIVDWVLKTVPTMGAGWCPPGILGIGIGGTPEKAMLLAKESLMAPVDIHELKAKAASGAELTRVESLRLELMEKVNALGIGAQGLGGLTTVLDVKIMDYPTHAASLPVAMIPNCAATRHVHFHLDGSGPANLEPPKLEDWPDVTWKADTNVATRVNLNTLTKEEVASWTPGQVLLLNGKMLTGRDAAHKRIQDMLAKGEELPVDFTNRIIYYVGPVDPVRDEVVGPAGPTTATRMDKFTRMMLEKTGLIAMVGKAERGPVAIEAIKDNKSAYLMAVGGSAYLVSKAIKDAKVVGFADLGMEAIYEFDVVDMPVTVAVDAGGTSAHIEGPKTWQAKIGKIPVTVA, from the coding sequence CACCAACTCGCGCATGTGTGCCGAAGGCCGCCGCCCGATCTGTCAGGACACGGGCATCGCCGTGGTGTTCCTGAAGGTGGGCCAGAACCTGCGCTGGGACGCCGAGATGTCCGTCGAGGACATGGTGAACGAGGGCGTGCGTCGCGCTTACAACCACCCGGACAACAAGCTGCGCGCCTCCGTGCTGCTCGACCCGGCGGGCGCCCGCAAGAACTCGAAGGACAACACCCCGGCGGTGATCCACTACGAGATCGTGCCGGGCGATCACCTGGAAGTGATCTGCGCTGCCAAGGGCGGTGGCTCGGAAAACAAGTCGAAGTTCTATGCGCTGAATCCGTCCGATTCGATCGTGGATTGGGTGCTGAAGACCGTGCCGACGATGGGTGCGGGCTGGTGCCCGCCCGGCATTTTGGGCATCGGCATCGGTGGTACGCCGGAAAAGGCAATGCTGCTGGCCAAAGAATCGCTGATGGCCCCGGTGGACATTCATGAACTCAAGGCCAAAGCCGCCAGCGGCGCCGAGCTGACGCGTGTGGAATCGCTGCGTCTGGAGCTGATGGAGAAGGTGAACGCCCTGGGCATCGGCGCGCAAGGCTTGGGTGGCCTGACCACCGTGCTGGACGTGAAGATCATGGACTACCCAACCCACGCCGCTTCGCTGCCCGTGGCCATGATCCCGAACTGTGCGGCCACCCGTCACGTTCACTTCCACCTGGACGGTTCTGGCCCGGCCAACTTGGAACCGCCCAAGCTGGAAGATTGGCCCGATGTGACCTGGAAGGCCGACACCAACGTGGCCACCCGCGTCAACCTGAACACGCTGACCAAGGAAGAAGTGGCCTCGTGGACGCCCGGCCAAGTGCTGCTGCTGAACGGCAAGATGCTGACGGGCCGCGACGCTGCACACAAGCGCATCCAAGACATGCTGGCCAAGGGCGAAGAGCTGCCGGTGGACTTCACCAACCGCATCATTTACTACGTCGGCCCGGTCGATCCGGTGCGTGACGAAGTGGTGGGCCCGGCTGGCCCGACCACCGCCACCCGGATGGACAAGTTCACCCGCATGATGCTGGAGAAGACCGGCCTCATTGCCATGGTGGGCAAGGCTGAGCGCGGCCCCGTCGCCATTGAGGCCATCAAGGACAACAAGTCCGCTTACCTGATGGCTGTGGGTGGCAGTGCCTACCTTGTCTCGAAGGCGATCAAGGACGCCAAGGTGGTGGGCTTTGCCGACCTGGGCATGGAAGCCATCTACGAGTTTGACGTGGTGGACATGCCCGTGACCGTGGCCGTGGACGCTGGCGGCACCAGCGCCCACATCGAAGGCCCCAAGACTTGGCAGGCCAAGATCGGCAAAATCCCCGTGACCGTGGCCTGA